The window AACCCAGTCTTCGGGACAGAGAATGCGACGGAGGTTTGGGTGACCATCAAATGTGATCCCCACGAGATCATATGCTTCTCGTTCATGCCAGTTTGCGATTCCCCAAACCGATGAAACCGACGGTACTACCGGCAAGTCGCCAGGCGTTCCGGATTTCCACCGTTCGACGCAGACCTTGATTTTCAACCGATGCCCCTTCGGGACACTTTGAAGCTGATAGACAACTTCAACATGAGGCTCGTGGCCAAATTTTGCGGACTTCTTTGGGTCCGGCTCGAAGTAATCCACGC is drawn from Planctomycetaceae bacterium and contains these coding sequences:
- a CDS encoding NADH-quinone oxidoreductase subunit C gives rise to the protein MDIQSIHQLLSERFGESVVGSSVHEAIDPWIQVSAENLVEVAQFLRDDERLQFNHLNDLCGVDYFEPDPKKSAKFGHEPHVEVVYQLQSVPKGHRLKIKVCVERWKSGTPGDLPVVPSVSSVWGIANWHEREAYDLVGITFDGHPNLRRILCPEDWVGHALRKDYEFPHEYHGVRGR